From Campylobacter showae:
GCCGAACTTTTAAAAGATACGGGTAAATTTGAGATCCGCCGTACGGACGTAGTCGGGCCTAAAGTCGGCGACGAGCTACGCGAAAAAGGCGTGATGGCGCTTGCGATCTCACTCGTGGGCATCTTGATCTACATCGCGTTTAGATTTGAGTGGAGATTTGCAATGGCGGCGGTGGCCTCGGAGATACACGACGTCGTGATCACGATGGGCGCGATCAGCTTTTTTGCTATCGACGTAAATTTGGACACTCTTGCGGCGATCCTTACGGTCGTAGGCTACTCGCTAAACGATACGATCATCGTCTTTGACCGTATCAGAGAAAATATCAAAACCAGCAAGAGCACGCATCTTGATACGATAATAAACGAATCAGTCTCTGCGACGCTAACTAGAACGATACTCACCTCGGGCACCACGCTCATCACGGTCGTCGTGCTATTTTTGTTCGGCGGAGATATGATACACGGATTTTCTTTGGCGCTGATAGTGGGCATAGTCATCGGTACGCTTAGCTCGATATTCGTCGCTGCGCCTATGCTTTTGTGGTTTAAATTTAGCGTGGAGAAATACCGCGCTATGGAAGCGGAAAAGGCGCGCGTACAAAGAGAGAAAGACAAGCAACGCGCGATGTTTGAAAAAGGCACTATATAAGGAGAAGCGATGAACTGGGGCAAGGTTGTTTATATATTTTTCGCGCTTATGAGCCTGACGACGACGGCGGGGTTTTTGTACGATAAAAACGAGATTGCGCTATTTGTGGCGGCGAGCGTAAACGTGATCTCGACGCTGCTAAAAATCGGCGTCAAAAACGTCTTTGCCGCCGAGCTTTTTGCTAGCTCGCTAGTGGCTGATTTGCACCTTATTCCGGCTTTTGTGCTACTTCAGGTAAACGGCAACGCGCACATGGCGTATTCGCTAACGATCGGCGCCGCGATAGCAAACGTCTTTTCTTTGGCGCTTGTTTTGGTCGAGTCCGGCAAGACG
This genomic window contains:
- the secF gene encoding protein translocase subunit SecF, translated to MQFFSKAHVYDFMSKRYIALAVSAVLFFGSLFLMATKGFNYGIDFSGGTLIQVKYDSAVSLDKIRAALAKDEAYKNASVTEFGSAEEVTIRFSGANSNLGSDVGASVAELLKDTGKFEIRRTDVVGPKVGDELREKGVMALAISLVGILIYIAFRFEWRFAMAAVASEIHDVVITMGAISFFAIDVNLDTLAAILTVVGYSLNDTIIVFDRIRENIKTSKSTHLDTIINESVSATLTRTILTSGTTLITVVVLFLFGGDMIHGFSLALIVGIVIGTLSSIFVAAPMLLWFKFSVEKYRAMEAEKARVQREKDKQRAMFEKGTI
- a CDS encoding DUF6394 family protein; translation: MNWGKVVYIFFALMSLTTTAGFLYDKNEIALFVAASVNVISTLLKIGVKNVFAAELFASSLVADLHLIPAFVLLQVNGNAHMAYSLTIGAAIANVFSLALVLVESGKTQEEF